One genomic window of Mucilaginibacter sp. SJ includes the following:
- a CDS encoding ABC transporter ATP-binding protein, which produces MAKTRNIKPEQKISFRERLSALSNLPDFFRLVWQSSPGKTTASFLLRIIRSAMPVALLYVGKQIIDQVVLLNRHGGSQHELWKLVVIEFLLAVATDGLNRMISLMDNLLGDLFANYTSMHIMRHAATLDLEQFEDSVFYDKLERARQQTVGRTILLSQVMSQIQDFISIAFLLTGLLTLNPWLILLLLISIIPSFMGESYFNSQNYALTRSQTPERRELDYVRYLGASDETAKEVKIFGLADFIINRFKTLSDKFYADNSKLAVRRSAWGTFFSVLGSVGYYTAYGFIIYQTVTGKSSVGTLTFLAGSFRQLSSLMENSLNRFTSVSQGAIYLNDFHDFFEIKPNIKVAASPLPFPNPIKQGFTFEDVGFKYNNTESWANRHLSFTLHPGEKIALVGENGAGKTTLVKLLARLYDPTEGRILLDGADLRDYDLTDLRLNLGIIFQDYIRYQMSFSQNIAVGNIDEQDNTELIRKAARESLADALAAKLPLGYEQWLGRRFNEGVELSGGEWQKVALARAYMKDAQVLILDEPTAALDARAEYEVFQRFSSLTQGKSAVLISHRFSTARLADRIIVLEKGKILEAGTHQELMANNGRYAELFSLQAAGYQ; this is translated from the coding sequence ATGGCTAAAACAAGAAATATCAAACCAGAGCAAAAGATTTCGTTCAGAGAGCGCTTGTCGGCATTAAGCAATCTCCCGGATTTTTTCAGGCTGGTATGGCAAAGCAGTCCGGGTAAAACAACAGCAAGCTTTTTGTTACGTATTATACGTTCGGCCATGCCGGTTGCCTTGTTGTATGTAGGCAAACAGATCATCGACCAGGTGGTATTGCTCAACCGCCACGGCGGAAGCCAGCATGAATTATGGAAACTGGTTGTTATCGAGTTTTTGCTGGCTGTGGCAACCGACGGCTTAAACCGGATGATCAGCCTGATGGACAACTTGCTGGGCGACCTCTTTGCCAACTATACCTCCATGCACATCATGCGCCATGCAGCCACCCTCGACCTGGAACAGTTTGAAGATTCTGTATTTTATGATAAACTGGAGCGTGCCCGGCAGCAAACCGTTGGGCGTACCATACTTTTATCACAGGTAATGAGCCAGATCCAGGATTTTATCTCCATAGCCTTCCTGCTTACCGGCTTGTTAACTTTAAACCCCTGGCTCATTCTGCTGCTGCTCATATCAATCATCCCGTCATTTATGGGCGAAAGCTATTTTAACAGTCAGAATTACGCGCTCACCAGGAGCCAGACACCCGAACGAAGAGAGCTGGATTATGTACGCTACCTGGGCGCCAGTGATGAAACGGCTAAAGAGGTAAAGATCTTTGGTTTAGCTGACTTTATTATTAACCGCTTTAAAACATTATCAGATAAATTTTATGCCGATAACAGCAAACTGGCTGTACGGCGTTCGGCCTGGGGCACCTTCTTTTCTGTTTTAGGGAGTGTTGGCTACTATACCGCGTATGGTTTTATTATTTATCAAACTGTTACGGGTAAGTCTTCGGTAGGTACACTTACCTTCCTGGCAGGTTCATTCAGGCAGCTGAGCAGCCTGATGGAAAATTCGTTGAACCGCTTTACATCGGTTTCACAGGGCGCTATCTATCTAAATGATTTTCATGACTTTTTTGAGATCAAACCCAATATCAAAGTTGCCGCGTCTCCGTTGCCATTTCCGAACCCAATAAAACAGGGCTTTACATTTGAGGATGTTGGCTTTAAGTACAACAACACCGAATCATGGGCCAACAGGCACCTGAGTTTTACCCTGCACCCCGGCGAAAAGATTGCATTGGTAGGCGAAAACGGTGCCGGCAAAACTACGCTTGTTAAGCTACTTGCCCGTCTATATGATCCTACAGAAGGGCGCATCCTGCTGGATGGTGCAGATTTGAGAGATTATGACCTTACCGATCTCCGCTTAAACCTGGGCATTATTTTCCAGGATTATATCCGTTACCAGATGAGCTTTTCTCAGAATATTGCGGTAGGAAACATTGATGAGCAGGACAATACCGAACTGATCCGTAAAGCTGCCCGGGAAAGCCTTGCAGACGCGCTTGCGGCCAAACTTCCTCTTGGGTATGAGCAGTGGCTGGGCAGGCGGTTTAATGAGGGGGTTGAATTATCAGGCGGTGAATGGCAGAAAGTTGCATTGGCAAGGGCCTATATGAAAGATGCACAGGTGCTCATACTTGACGAACCTACTGCAGCGCTTGACGCCCGTGCTGAATACGAGGTATTTCAGCGCTTTTCATCATTAACACAGGGCAAATCGGCCGTACTCATTTCACACCGGTTTTCAACGGCGCGACTGGCTGACCGGATCATCGTATTAGAAAAAGGCAAGATCCTTGAAGCAGGCACACATCAGGAACTCATGGCCAACAATGGCCGTTACGCCGAGTTATTTAGTTTGCAGGCTGCGGGGTATCAATAA
- a CDS encoding glycoside hydrolase family 2 TIM barrel-domain containing protein yields MSHKTGFSFQQADNGLSKSDTASVPKEIEDPENIGINKEASHATLMPYASLKEALAGNRRASTFSRSLNGLWKFNWVDWPQKRPVNFYKPGYDVSGWKNIKVPSNWQVEGYGTPYYSNFTYIFQKDFPRVMSTPPVKYTAYKERNPVGSYRRDFTIPTEWNSRRIFITFDGVDAGFFIWVNGKKVGYSVNSRNAAEFDLTKYVKPGKNTLAVEVYRFTTGSYLEDQDMWRLSGIFRNVTLWSSPQEHIRDYFVKTNLDKQYKNADVLVSAKIKNYGTVAVKARLLDVALYNGSVPVSGATVKKAIPALKPGEEVTVEASFHVNNPQKWTAETPKLYTTVVKIDDGANAVETLSSRTGFRNIEIKGRLFLVNGVPIKLKGVNRHENWPNDGHAVTEEQMIRDIVLIKQANCNHVRTCHYSDDPRWYELCDQYGIYLVAEANLESHGAWDEFNEEPRIKAALIDRNVANVENFKNHPSVIIWSLGNECGSGGSNFRAILKVIKGIDDTRPTHYQGFGIGKNNPADMDSEMYTDVENLEKHANDQSLTKPFYLCEYAHAMFNSMGSVDIYNDLFDKYPQLLGGAIWEWQDQGIYNNRDPKHPITAFGGGFGEYPNDQYFIHKGVVFSDRSLKPHYPELKHAYQWISVHPKDLKNGLVTIKNRYQFINLNGLTAKWVVTEDGTTVSSGDLPLKEIKPGEELDVKVPYQVTPKSGAEYFLRISFDLAADKMWAKKGFEVAAQQLELPIAVPAAKEQPTAGKLSLSDAGNEIKVKGDGFSLEFDKEKGTFSKMEKGGENVLQNNGGPMLHLWRAPHRKDDMWAYDDWVKYGLKEISWKTDAVKSTQLSAGQVEIKVNLTGTGKHDFVVHHQVTYTINSNGIIKADNNVSFNADPKLVLGRLGVRLFLKKDLNQFEYFGRGPMENYADRKSGFDVGRYSSSIAQQQTPYEKPMDCGNHEDVRWAKVSTVKGSGIAVKQAGELFQVTALPYSDEEMTDVEYKIDLPKSKGTVLCISHKTLGVGSYGCGPKPLEQYRVYAKDASFSYQIQLFGKK; encoded by the coding sequence TTGAGCCATAAAACAGGCTTTAGCTTTCAGCAGGCTGACAACGGGCTATCGAAGTCGGATACAGCTTCTGTTCCGAAAGAGATCGAAGATCCTGAAAACATTGGCATTAATAAGGAGGCAAGCCATGCCACGCTGATGCCTTATGCGTCTTTAAAAGAGGCTTTGGCCGGCAACAGGCGGGCTTCAACTTTTAGCCGCAGCCTAAACGGACTTTGGAAATTTAACTGGGTGGACTGGCCGCAGAAACGTCCTGTTAATTTTTATAAACCCGGCTATGATGTATCCGGTTGGAAGAATATCAAAGTGCCATCCAACTGGCAGGTTGAAGGTTACGGCACCCCGTATTACAGTAACTTTACTTATATTTTTCAGAAAGATTTTCCGAGGGTGATGAGCACCCCGCCGGTGAAATATACAGCCTATAAGGAAAGAAACCCGGTAGGCAGCTATCGCCGCGATTTTACTATACCTACTGAATGGAACAGCCGCCGCATTTTTATCACCTTTGATGGGGTTGATGCTGGTTTTTTTATCTGGGTAAATGGTAAAAAAGTTGGTTACAGTGTAAATAGCCGTAATGCTGCCGAGTTTGACCTTACCAAATACGTTAAACCGGGCAAAAATACTTTAGCTGTCGAGGTGTACCGCTTTACCACCGGTAGTTACCTTGAAGATCAGGACATGTGGCGCTTAAGCGGGATATTCAGGAATGTAACCCTTTGGAGCAGTCCGCAGGAGCATATCAGGGACTATTTTGTGAAAACAAATCTTGATAAGCAATACAAAAATGCCGATGTGCTGGTATCGGCCAAAATAAAAAACTATGGTACAGTAGCTGTTAAGGCCCGTTTGCTGGATGTGGCTTTATATAATGGTTCGGTGCCTGTTTCGGGTGCTACCGTGAAAAAAGCTATTCCTGCCCTAAAACCAGGCGAAGAGGTAACAGTTGAGGCGAGTTTCCATGTAAACAATCCGCAGAAATGGACAGCCGAAACGCCAAAGCTTTATACCACAGTTGTAAAAATTGATGATGGCGCAAATGCCGTTGAAACGCTGTCATCGCGAACCGGTTTCAGAAATATAGAAATTAAAGGCCGATTATTTTTGGTTAATGGCGTGCCTATTAAACTGAAAGGTGTAAACCGCCATGAAAACTGGCCGAATGATGGGCATGCCGTTACTGAAGAGCAAATGATCAGGGATATTGTGCTCATTAAGCAGGCTAATTGCAACCATGTGCGTACCTGCCATTATTCTGACGATCCGAGATGGTATGAACTGTGCGACCAGTATGGAATTTACCTTGTTGCTGAAGCTAATTTGGAAAGCCACGGTGCGTGGGATGAATTTAATGAAGAACCCAGGATTAAAGCCGCGTTGATTGACAGGAACGTGGCCAACGTAGAGAACTTTAAAAATCACCCTTCAGTTATCATCTGGAGTTTAGGTAACGAATGCGGCAGCGGCGGTTCAAACTTCAGGGCTATCCTGAAAGTAATAAAAGGTATTGATGATACACGTCCAACACATTACCAGGGCTTTGGCATAGGCAAAAACAATCCTGCCGATATGGACAGCGAAATGTATACTGATGTAGAGAACCTGGAAAAACATGCCAACGATCAAAGCCTTACCAAACCATTTTACCTGTGCGAGTATGCACACGCTATGTTCAACTCTATGGGTTCTGTTGATATTTATAACGACTTGTTTGATAAATATCCGCAATTATTAGGCGGCGCTATCTGGGAATGGCAGGATCAGGGCATCTATAATAACCGTGACCCTAAGCATCCTATCACTGCTTTTGGCGGTGGTTTTGGCGAGTATCCGAACGATCAGTACTTCATTCACAAAGGCGTTGTATTTTCCGACCGTTCGTTGAAACCGCACTATCCCGAGTTAAAACATGCCTACCAATGGATCAGCGTTCATCCCAAAGATCTGAAAAATGGCCTGGTGACAATCAAAAACCGTTACCAGTTTATTAACCTAAACGGTTTAACTGCCAAATGGGTAGTGACGGAGGATGGTACAACCGTATCTTCAGGCGATTTACCGCTTAAGGAAATTAAACCGGGCGAAGAGCTTGATGTAAAAGTTCCGTACCAGGTTACCCCTAAATCCGGTGCAGAGTATTTCCTGAGGATCTCATTTGACCTCGCTGCCGATAAAATGTGGGCCAAAAAAGGATTTGAAGTAGCCGCTCAGCAACTGGAACTGCCTATTGCTGTACCGGCGGCTAAAGAACAACCTACGGCAGGTAAACTATCTTTATCTGATGCCGGTAATGAGATCAAAGTAAAAGGCGATGGTTTTAGCCTGGAGTTTGATAAAGAAAAAGGAACTTTCTCAAAAATGGAGAAAGGCGGGGAAAACGTTTTGCAAAATAACGGCGGCCCTATGTTGCACCTATGGCGCGCACCACACCGCAAGGATGATATGTGGGCTTATGACGATTGGGTTAAATATGGTCTTAAAGAGATCAGCTGGAAAACAGATGCGGTAAAAAGCACCCAACTATCCGCAGGGCAGGTAGAAATCAAAGTAAACCTCACCGGGACCGGTAAGCACGATTTTGTTGTTCATCACCAGGTAACTTATACCATAAACAGCAACGGCATTATTAAAGCAGACAATAATGTAAGCTTTAATGCCGATCCGAAACTGGTGCTGGGCAGGTTAGGGGTTCGTTTGTTCCTGAAAAAGGACTTAAACCAATTTGAATATTTTGGCCGCGGGCCGATGGAAAACTATGCCGACAGAAAAAGCGGCTTTGATGTTGGCCGTTACTCAAGCAGCATAGCGCAACAGCAAACCCCATACGAAAAGCCGATGGATTGCGGTAATCATGAGGATGTAAGATGGGCTAAGGTAAGTACTGTTAAAGGCTCTGGTATTGCTGTTAAACAAGCAGGTGAGCTGTTCCAGGTAACTGCGCTGCCATATAGCGATGAGGAAATGACCGATGTGGAATACAAGATAGATTTGCCGAAAAGCAAAGGCACTGTATTATGCATCAGCCATAAAACTTTAGGCGTTGGCTCATATGGATGCGGCCCTAAACCACTGGAACAGTACAGGGTTTATGCAAAAGATGCAAGTTTTAGCTACCAGATCCAGCTATTCGGTAAAAAATAG
- a CDS encoding vanadium-dependent haloperoxidase, which produces MKKLLMLIPACGLFVMISCSPKKQPELTNQDVSKVVGHMTSVMIHDVTNPPLAARFFAYTCLAGYEVVAENDKQINSMRGVLNQYPDIKHPKQNTGYNYQLSAVLAMFETSAKLLPSGTLMLGYESSFIDSCKNIGFSSEVIDSSKSYAKTISKQILAYAKADGYRKINNYPRYKLKQTPGSWDLTPPAYMLPVEPYFNTIRPMTLDSAAQFVPDAPIPFSTDKNSLFYKFLQMSYAKSGNALKQEEKDIANFWDCNPFAVQNDGHMLIGLKKISPGAHWMGITAIACKQAKTGFSKTVQINTAVAIGLLDGFICCWEDKYRTNRIRPETAIRRYIDPHWKPLLQTPPFPEYISGHSVVSTTAAVILTHYLGDNFKYTDDVEVSYGIPPRHFNSFIQAAKEAAISRFWGGIHFMDAIDNGIVQGNKVGNLVVTKLSGQKKS; this is translated from the coding sequence ATGAAAAAACTGTTAATGCTAATACCGGCCTGTGGCTTATTTGTGATGATAAGCTGCAGCCCGAAAAAGCAACCCGAATTAACCAACCAGGATGTGAGCAAAGTTGTTGGCCATATGACCAGCGTAATGATTCATGATGTTACCAACCCACCGTTGGCAGCCCGTTTTTTTGCTTATACCTGCCTTGCAGGGTACGAGGTAGTTGCCGAAAACGACAAACAGATCAACAGTATGCGCGGTGTATTGAATCAATATCCGGATATCAAACACCCCAAACAAAATACCGGTTATAATTATCAGCTAAGCGCAGTACTGGCCATGTTTGAAACATCTGCCAAGCTGTTGCCATCGGGTACCTTAATGCTGGGCTACGAGTCTTCCTTTATTGATTCGTGCAAAAACATCGGCTTCAGCAGCGAAGTTATCGACAGTTCAAAAAGCTATGCCAAAACAATCAGTAAACAAATCCTGGCTTATGCCAAGGCTGATGGTTACCGGAAAATAAACAACTATCCGCGTTATAAGCTTAAGCAAACACCAGGCAGCTGGGACCTTACCCCGCCTGCTTATATGCTACCTGTTGAGCCGTATTTTAACACGATAAGGCCCATGACGCTTGATTCGGCCGCACAATTTGTGCCTGATGCGCCTATTCCTTTTTCAACCGATAAGAATTCGCTTTTTTATAAGTTTTTGCAGATGAGCTACGCCAAAAGTGGCAATGCTTTAAAGCAGGAAGAAAAAGATATTGCCAATTTTTGGGATTGTAATCCCTTTGCCGTTCAAAATGACGGTCACATGCTCATCGGCCTTAAAAAAATCTCGCCGGGGGCACATTGGATGGGGATAACGGCTATTGCCTGTAAGCAGGCCAAAACCGGTTTCTCCAAAACTGTGCAGATCAATACCGCTGTAGCCATAGGCCTGCTGGATGGTTTTATTTGCTGCTGGGAAGATAAATATCGCACTAATCGCATCAGGCCCGAAACTGCCATCCGTAGGTATATAGATCCGCATTGGAAACCCCTGCTGCAAACCCCGCCATTCCCTGAGTACATCAGTGGCCATTCGGTGGTTTCAACAACGGCTGCGGTTATCCTCACGCATTACCTGGGCGATAATTTTAAATATACCGATGATGTAGAAGTAAGTTATGGTATCCCGCCAAGGCATTTCAACTCGTTTATACAGGCCGCCAAAGAAGCTGCTATTTCAAGATTTTGGGGAGGCATTCATTTTATGGATGCTATTGATAACGGTATCGTTCAGGGGAACAAGGTTGGCAACCTGGTCGTGACTAAATTGAGCGGGCAAAAGAAGTCATAA
- a CDS encoding VCBS repeat-containing protein, whose protein sequence is MKIFRCPLPLKKRKEQSFLMFPALCILMLFAGCNHEPSANSQQPLFKLLQQEQTHIDFANTLTEGLNTNVLMYEYFYNGGGVAVGDLNGDGLQDLYFTGNMTDNKLYLNQGNMQFKDITADAGVAGRPGPWKTGVTIADVNGDGKLDIYICYSGKIRAEKRINQLFINQGNDAAGVPMFKDLTVDYGLDFPSFSTQAYFFDCDRDGDLDLLLVNHNPARISILDDAFVKEMSAKKDNESGIRLLQNDNNHFTDVTGSAGIINTSLSYGLAAGIADINGDGWPDIYVSNDYSIPDRLYINNGKGSFTDELQKQIGHSSFYSMGNDVADINNDGKPDIYTLDMLPEDNKRQKLLFGVDNYEAFDLNLRVGFYYQYMRNMLQINNGNNSFSEIGQLAGVSNTDWSWSPLFADYDNDGWKDLFVSNGYTRDYTNMDFLKFMGDNLKDRRVMRQDLLDIVNQMPSSQMKSYLFKNNGNTTFTNTSEQWGITLPSNSNGAAYADLDNDGDLDLVVNNINQPAFVYENQAAKQNDNHYLSIKLNGNGANTQGIGAKVSIYSGNKTQYLEQMPNRGYQSTVSTVLHFGLGKDKQVDSLRVIWQSGKSQVLQKVKADKQLVLNEKDALGTNPVQKQINPIFKEVPAPIASQESDNTINDFKRQPLMVNSISFSGSILTKGDANGDGLEDIYAGAHDGKAGVLYLQQKDGKFISKAVPAFDADKNSTDAAALFFDANGDGKPDLYVCSGGYADYKPDDVLLQDRLYLNDGKGNFNKTNNALPQMISSKSCVKAADINGDGSPDLFVGGRVIPGQYPEAPESYILINDGKGHFTDETAKYNPALKNIGMVTDAAWVDMNGDKKPDLVLAGEWMPITVFENSGAKLTDATTKYFDKKYAGWWNCLQVSDINHDGHPDIIAGNVGLNTQCKASDVEPAEMFYKDFDDNGSVDPMLCFYIQHKSYPFVSRDELLDQMSVMRGRFPDYKSYADATMDKIFTAEEIKDVKKLTANELATACFISNAQGKLKLAALPLQAQYSPVFTITSFDYDRDGKDDLLLCGNINKARIRFGKYDANYGVLLKGDGKGNYQYINQQQSGFNIRGDVRSVLQLNNVLLFALDKGKLKAYKQ, encoded by the coding sequence ATGAAGATATTCCGGTGCCCCCTCCCGCTTAAAAAGCGAAAAGAACAATCGTTTTTGATGTTCCCGGCTTTATGTATCCTGATGTTATTCGCAGGGTGCAATCATGAGCCCTCTGCCAATTCACAACAACCCTTGTTTAAACTATTGCAGCAAGAGCAAACACATATTGATTTTGCCAATACCTTAACCGAGGGTTTAAACACCAACGTGCTGATGTACGAGTATTTTTATAACGGTGGTGGTGTGGCTGTTGGCGACTTAAACGGCGATGGCCTGCAGGATCTTTATTTTACGGGCAACATGACCGACAATAAATTGTACCTGAACCAGGGCAATATGCAGTTTAAGGATATTACTGCTGACGCCGGTGTAGCAGGCAGGCCCGGTCCCTGGAAAACAGGAGTAACCATTGCTGATGTTAACGGCGATGGTAAGCTGGATATCTATATATGTTATTCGGGCAAAATAAGGGCCGAGAAACGGATTAACCAGCTATTTATAAACCAGGGCAACGATGCCGCCGGAGTACCTATGTTTAAAGACCTGACTGTTGATTACGGCCTTGATTTCCCATCATTCAGTACGCAAGCATACTTTTTTGATTGTGACCGGGACGGCGATCTCGACCTGTTGTTAGTTAACCACAACCCGGCACGGATTAGCATTCTTGATGATGCATTTGTTAAAGAGATGTCGGCCAAAAAAGATAACGAATCGGGGATCAGGCTGCTGCAGAATGACAATAATCATTTTACTGATGTTACCGGTTCCGCAGGCATTATCAACACCTCGTTGTCATACGGCCTTGCAGCCGGTATTGCCGATATTAATGGCGATGGCTGGCCGGATATTTATGTATCCAATGATTACAGTATTCCCGACAGGTTATATATTAATAACGGGAAGGGAAGTTTTACCGATGAGCTCCAAAAACAGATTGGTCATAGTTCCTTCTACTCCATGGGAAATGATGTAGCCGATATTAACAATGATGGCAAACCCGATATCTACACCCTGGATATGCTTCCTGAAGATAACAAACGGCAGAAGCTATTATTCGGCGTTGATAATTATGAAGCCTTCGACCTGAACCTGCGGGTTGGCTTTTATTACCAATATATGCGTAACATGTTGCAGATCAACAACGGCAATAACTCGTTTAGCGAGATAGGGCAGTTGGCCGGAGTTTCCAATACCGACTGGAGCTGGTCGCCCCTTTTTGCCGATTATGACAATGATGGCTGGAAGGATCTGTTTGTAAGCAATGGATATACCCGCGATTACACCAATATGGATTTCCTGAAATTTATGGGTGATAACCTTAAAGACAGGCGCGTAATGCGGCAGGACCTCCTGGATATCGTAAACCAGATGCCCTCATCGCAAATGAAAAGTTACCTGTTTAAAAATAACGGCAATACTACGTTCACCAACACAAGCGAGCAGTGGGGCATAACGCTGCCATCAAACAGCAACGGCGCCGCTTATGCCGATCTGGATAATGACGGTGACCTTGACCTGGTGGTAAACAATATCAATCAGCCTGCTTTTGTTTATGAAAACCAGGCAGCTAAACAAAATGACAACCATTATTTATCGATAAAATTAAATGGCAATGGGGCCAATACCCAGGGTATTGGGGCTAAGGTGAGCATCTATTCGGGCAATAAAACGCAATACCTGGAGCAAATGCCAAACCGTGGTTACCAGTCAACCGTGTCAACAGTACTTCATTTTGGATTGGGAAAAGATAAACAGGTAGATTCATTAAGGGTCATCTGGCAAAGCGGCAAGTCGCAAGTGCTTCAAAAAGTAAAAGCCGATAAGCAGCTTGTTTTAAATGAAAAGGACGCATTGGGTACCAATCCGGTGCAAAAGCAAATCAATCCGATATTTAAAGAGGTACCTGCTCCTATAGCCTCCCAGGAAAGCGATAATACCATCAATGATTTTAAACGGCAGCCGTTAATGGTTAACTCCATATCTTTTTCGGGTTCCATCCTTACTAAAGGTGATGCAAATGGCGATGGGCTCGAGGATATTTATGCCGGCGCGCATGATGGCAAGGCCGGTGTTTTATACCTGCAGCAAAAAGATGGGAAATTTATAAGTAAAGCTGTTCCCGCCTTCGACGCCGATAAGAATAGCACCGATGCGGCTGCATTGTTTTTTGATGCCAATGGCGATGGTAAGCCCGACCTGTATGTTTGCTCCGGCGGCTATGCCGATTATAAACCGGATGATGTCTTATTGCAGGACAGGCTTTATCTCAATGATGGCAAAGGAAATTTTAACAAGACAAACAACGCTTTGCCCCAAATGATCAGCAGTAAAAGCTGTGTAAAAGCGGCCGATATCAACGGCGATGGTTCACCTGATTTGTTTGTCGGCGGCAGGGTAATACCCGGGCAGTATCCCGAAGCGCCCGAAAGCTATATTTTGATCAATGATGGCAAGGGACATTTTACTGATGAAACTGCAAAATATAACCCGGCATTGAAAAATATAGGCATGGTGACCGATGCTGCCTGGGTTGATATGAACGGTGATAAAAAGCCCGACCTTGTGCTGGCCGGCGAATGGATGCCGATCACTGTTTTTGAAAATAGCGGCGCCAAACTAACCGATGCTACAACAAAATACTTTGATAAAAAATATGCCGGCTGGTGGAACTGTTTACAGGTAAGCGATATCAACCATGACGGCCATCCTGATATTATAGCCGGAAACGTTGGTTTAAATACGCAATGTAAAGCAAGCGATGTCGAGCCTGCGGAAATGTTTTATAAAGATTTTGATGATAACGGCTCCGTTGACCCGATGCTTTGTTTTTACATTCAGCATAAAAGTTACCCTTTTGTAAGCCGTGATGAATTGCTTGACCAAATGAGTGTTATGCGTGGCCGGTTTCCCGATTATAAAAGCTATGCCGATGCTACAATGGACAAGATTTTTACTGCCGAAGAAATAAAAGATGTAAAAAAACTGACAGCTAATGAACTGGCTACAGCATGCTTTATCAGTAATGCACAAGGGAAATTAAAGCTGGCGGCATTACCCTTACAGGCCCAGTATTCGCCGGTTTTTACCATTACTTCATTTGATTATGATCGCGATGGCAAAGATGATCTTTTGCTTTGCGGCAACATCAACAAGGCCCGAATCCGTTTTGGTAAATATGATGCTAATTACGGTGTACTGCTTAAGGGCGATGGCAAGGGTAATTACCAATACATAAACCAGCAGCAATCGGGCTTTAACATCAGGGGAGATGTTAGGAGTGTACTTCAATTAAATAACGTTTTACTATTTGCCCTCGATAAAGGCAAACTAAAGGCATATAAGCAATAA
- a CDS encoding glycoside hydrolase family 53 protein, protein MKIKINKLLLIAISLVCTGALSAYKYSPAKNVPVKFKQIMGADISFIPQLEAEGHKFYDNGVNKDPFTILKDHGFNYVRLRIFNNPKADSGYSAKGYCGLEDTKKMALRIKKAGMGFLLDFHYSDNWADPGKQYKPAAWKKLNNQQLQDSIKAFTRLTLLALKKQGTLPDMVQVGNEINHGILWPDGRVKNLDTLAGFLKAGINSVKSVSSNIRVMLHIACGGQNAESRYFVDNMLKRGVNFDIIGQSYYPEWHGTPDSLRNNLTDLNTRYKQDVIVVEYSQRKREVNDIAFSLPGNKVKGTFIWEPFSWGETFVDKQGNTNGHMAPYDSISKQYHIGPSSK, encoded by the coding sequence ATGAAAATTAAAATAAACAAACTGCTATTAATAGCAATTAGCCTGGTATGCACCGGCGCTTTATCTGCCTACAAATATTCGCCGGCCAAAAATGTTCCGGTTAAGTTTAAGCAGATCATGGGCGCCGATATTTCATTTATCCCCCAGCTGGAAGCTGAGGGGCATAAGTTTTATGATAACGGCGTAAACAAGGACCCTTTCACCATTTTGAAAGATCATGGCTTTAACTATGTACGGCTTCGTATATTCAATAATCCTAAGGCCGATAGCGGATACTCGGCAAAAGGCTATTGTGGTTTGGAAGATACCAAAAAGATGGCTCTGCGCATTAAAAAAGCCGGAATGGGCTTCTTACTCGATTTTCATTACAGTGATAACTGGGCCGATCCCGGTAAGCAATACAAACCTGCTGCCTGGAAAAAGCTCAACAACCAGCAACTGCAGGATTCTATAAAGGCATTTACCCGGCTTACCTTGCTGGCCCTAAAAAAGCAGGGCACGCTGCCCGATATGGTGCAGGTAGGTAACGAAATTAACCACGGCATTTTATGGCCCGACGGCCGTGTCAAAAACCTGGATACCCTGGCTGGCTTTTTAAAGGCTGGCATTAACAGTGTCAAAAGTGTGAGCAGCAATATCAGGGTAATGCTGCATATTGCCTGCGGCGGGCAAAATGCAGAATCAAGATACTTTGTAGATAACATGCTCAAACGCGGAGTTAATTTCGATATCATTGGCCAATCATATTATCCCGAGTGGCATGGCACACCGGATAGTTTACGCAACAACCTTACCGACCTCAACACCCGTTATAAACAGGATGTGATAGTGGTTGAATATTCGCAGCGCAAACGCGAGGTAAATGATATAGCTTTTTCATTACCTGGTAATAAAGTTAAAGGCACTTTTATTTGGGAGCCCTTTAGCTGGGGCGAAACCTTTGTTGATAAACAGGGAAATACCAATGGGCATATGGCTCCTTATGATAGCATCAGTAAACAATATCATATTGGTCCATCCAGCAAATAA